GCTGGCGGAGCGCGCGCTGGCGATGGGGTTCGGGGACGGCGAACCGCGCGACTCCCGCAACGGCTCGGAGCCGGACCCTCGGCCAGAGGCTCGACCCCGCGTCGAATCCGGCACCCGCGCGGAGCGCTATCAGGTCATGGTCCATTGCGATGCCGCGACGCTGGCGGCGGAGGGCGAGCCCGGGCGTTCGGATCTGGACGGGATCCGCGTTTCCGCGGAAACGTCGCGGCGCATGGCGTGCGATGCCGCTGTGGTGGCGATGGTCCACGCGAAGGACGGGTCGATGCTGAGCGT
The DNA window shown above is from Gammaproteobacteria bacterium and carries:
- a CDS encoding DUF222 domain-containing protein, producing DAGSNGGGPATRDPGPDDSRPKPKQRRADAVGLLAERALAMGFGDGEPRDSRNGSEPDPRPEARPRVESGTRAERYQVMVHCDAATLAAEGEPGRSDLDGIRVSAETSRRMACDAAVVAMVHAKDGSMLSVGRRTRTIPPHHRRSARSHSVS